A genomic region of Cryptococcus gattii WM276 chromosome F, complete sequence contains the following coding sequences:
- a CDS encoding ubiquitin specific protease, putative (Similar to TIGR gene model, INSD accession AAW44367.1): MATPQSSIFDRTDTSMCPHLSALLSAPSASSRNPGSPEVNGNALGFPIGSKGAEIEKRFVDVVKWGALPQGVKRRKTMSPGCHTCKTPLSRPWACLTCSYIGCMTLVGKGANEKDCMKRHWKSSGRKCAFAIDPFTGTIFCDACGDTTYPDTFESLYLTTRIRVEESNDHSREPGVVSGKGRGRGEWKSWNPGNCALSEREVAKTSCRGLRPLLNLSQTCFLSAILQALVHNPLLKAYFLSDRHNRYVCTNGGKGLLVGKPFLGVENGPGAVGSDRERGCMCCEMDKAFEEFYNEDKSPFGPITMLYAMWHASTELEGYGQQDAHSFFLAALDQIHAHAKGQLSSCNCIAHQTFAGTLQSSVICSKCSKTSNTVDPILDIQLDFPPPSAPSSASSSSDSSAFGPSTNGQADQLTLAGMLRKFCAPERVGEPGGKGYECSGCGGGVGVVATRKLGVKKLAPVLSFQLKRFAHSSATTSVKIESHVRFPSTLDMRPYVDSSSSSKSGKDKKGKGLPDSLYIYDLFAVVTHEGKLDNGHYWADVRDGEEWWHCDDDKVTPTSLSAVLAQRAYMLFYVKRSIAYAQPMSKLLASGSTAPNGA, encoded by the exons ATGGCGACCCCTCAATCCAGCATATTTGACAGGACTGACACATCTATGTGCCCTCATTTATCCGCTCTTCTCAGCGCACCAAGCGCTTCTTCGAGAAACCCTGGCTCACCAGAAGTCAATGGGAACGCCCTAGGGTTTCCAATTGGATCCAAAGGAGCTGAGATTGAGAAGAGATTCGTGGACGTTGTCAAATGGGGAGCTTTACCGCAAGGTGTTAAGCGACGGAAG ACCATGTCTCCAGGGTGCCATACTTGCAAAACTCCACTTTCCAGGCCATGGGCGTGCCTTACTTGTTCATATATTGGCTGTATGACACTTGTGGGCAAAGGAGCTAATGAGAAAGATTGTATGAAGAGACATTGGAAGAGCAGCGGAAGGAAATGTGCTTTTG CAATCGATCCCTTTACTGGTACCATATTTTGTGATGCTTGCGGGGACACAACGTATCCTGATACTTTCGAATCACTCTACCTTACTACTCGGATCCGCGTTGAAGAGTCAAATGATCATTCACGCGAACCTGGAGTGGTTAGTGGCAAAGGAAGGGGGAGAGGCGAATGGAAATCGTGGAATCCAGGCAATTGTGCGCTCAGTGAGAGAGAAGTGGCGAAGACAAGCTGCCGTG GTCTACGACCCCTTCTTAACTTATCTCAAACCTGTTTCCTTTCGGCCATTCTTCAAGCACTCGTTCATAATCCGCTTCTCAAAGCATATTTCCTTTCAGACAGACACAATCGATATGTATGCACGAACGGTGGCAAAGGCCTTTTGGTAGGGAAACCGTTCCTAGGTGTAGAGAACGGCCCAGGTGCAGTGGGAAGCGATAGAGAGAGGGGATGCATGTGCTGCGAAATGGATAAGGCTTTTGAAGAG TTCTATAATGAGGACAAATCGCCTTTTGGACCTATTACAATGCTTTACGCCATGTGGCACGCGAGCACAGAGCTCGAGGGTTATGGTCAACAGG ATGCCcattctttctttcttGCTGCGCTAGACCAAATCCATGCCCATGCAAAGGGTCAGCTATCCAGCTGTAACTGCATTGCCC ATCAAACCTTTGCGGGCACTCTCCAATCTTCCGTCATCTGCTCAAAGTGCTCCAAGACATCCAACACTGTCGATCCAATCCTCGACATCCAGCTCGATTTCCCACCTCCTTCTGCTCCTTCATCGgcatcctcatcctccgACTCATCTGCTTTTGGCCCGTCCACCAACGGGCAAGCGGATCAATTAACATTAGCGGGCATGCTCCGCAAATTTTGTGCTCCAGAACGTGTTGGAGAACCTGGTGGGAAAGGCTATGAGTGTTCTGGATGCGGGGGTGGCGTGGGCGTTGTGGCGACGAGGAAATTGGGAGTGAAAAAGCTTGCTCCAGTGTTATCATTCCAACTCAAG CGTTTTGCCCATTCATCCGCCACCACATCCGTTAAGATTGAATCCCATGTCCGGTTTCCATCTACCCTGGATATGCGTCCTTACGTAGactcttcctcatcttctaAGAGTGGCAAAGACAAAAAGGGGAAAGGATTACCAGACTCGCTGTACATATACGATCTATTCGCAGTTGTCACTCATGAAGGCAAGCTGGACAATGGGCATTATTGGGCGGATGTGAGGGACGGAGAAGAGTGGTGGCACTGTGACGATGATAAGG TGACTCCTACATCACTCTCTGCTGTATTGGCGCAGAGGGCGTACATGCTGTTTTACGTCAAACGATCCATAGCCTATGCCCAGCCGATGTCGAAGTTGTTGGCCAGCGGCAGCACGGCACCTAACGGTGCTTAA
- a CDS encoding 40s ribosomal protein s15, putative (Similar to TIGR gene model, INSD accession AAW44371.1): MGDDEWQRMVAEFTSQEEAAAKKASRSFKKYQYRGVELDNLLDLSNEEFINLVHARARRRFQRGLKRRPMGLIKKLRKAKTEAGPNEKPAMVKTHLRDMIIVPEMIGSVVGVYNGKTFTTVEVKPEMTGHYLGEFSITYKPVGHSRGANMKDSRFVPLK, translated from the exons ATGGGAGACGACGAATGGCAAAGAATGGTC GCCGAGTTCACTTCTCAAGAGGAAGCCGCTGCCAAGAAGGCCTCCAGGTCTTTCAAGAAGTACCAATACAGGGGTGTCGAGCTTGACAACCTCCTCGACCTTTCCAACGAGGAGTTCATCAAC CTCGTCCACGCCCGTGCCCGAAGGAGGTTCCAGCGAGGTCTTAAGCGACGACCCATGGGTCTCATCAAGAAGCTCCGAAAGGCTAAGACTGAGGCTGGCCCCAACGAGAAGCCCGCTATGGTCAAGACCCACCTCCGAGACATGATTATCGTTCCCGAGATGATCGGTTCCGTTGTTGGTGTCTAC AACGGCAAGACCTTCACCACCGTCGAGGTTAAGCCTGAGATGACTGGCCACTACCTCGGTGAATTCTCCATCACTTACAAGCCCGTCGGTCACTCTCGAGGTGCCAACATGAAGGACTCTCGATT CGTTCCCCTCAAGTAA
- a CDS encoding malate dehydrogenase, putative (Similar to TIGR gene model, INSD accession AAW44365.1), which translates to MYYSSTSALTRAATARIAFRRSTVASRRNVTSPTITAEDKNLIPIRTNLRGSALLNTPRLNKGAGFTREERQIFGLEGFLPYDVHSLEKQCLRAYNQLCKQPSVILKHAFLASLRDQNQVLFYRLMQDRLKELLGVLYTPGAAEAVAGYSSLFRRPVGCYISFPNQDGMRAQLEGHLSDVNRTADVAYDSNKPDDAIDLVVVTDAEAILGIGDQGVGGITISTSKAALYTLGAGINPNRILPVVLDCGTDNHALFSDPLYMGWKRTRIRGKNYDQFIERFISNCRELFPNAIIHFEDFGMANAYRLMEKYKNIPMFNDDIQGTGAVALAALLSAIKVAGSRLSDQRIVIYGAGSAGMGIADQIKDGLMILEGLNKEEAARRFWCVDRNGLLVESMGNALRHSQMPYARPDAEVEHWTKEDEDKNGIWLMDVIKNVKPTVLIGTSTHSRAFSEELVREMGKHVERPIIFPMSNPTALCEVDPADALAWTENRALVATGSPFPPVKLGNGKEYVVAQTNNALIYPALGLGAILARSKTISNSMLMAGVNSLASLSPALTNPEASLLPDLADVRKVSVDVAAAVVRQAVEDGNAYDENTLMYAKGKGDVSLEDYIRGRMWDAVYRPLELVD; encoded by the exons ATGTATTACAGCTCTACATCTGCTCTCACACGCGCGGCCACTGCCCGTATTGCTTTTCGCCGATCAACTGTTGCTAGTAGGAGAAACGTTACCAGCCCTACTATCACAGCCGAGGACAAGAACTTGATCCCTATACG GACGAATCTTCGAG GCTCTGCCTTGCTGAATACTCCTCGC CTCAACAAG GGCGCTGGTTTTACCCGTGAAGAACGACAAATCTTTGGCCTTGAAGGTTTCTTGCCTTACGATGTCCACTCACTGGAAAAGCAGTGTTTAAGAGCCTACAACCAGCTCTGCAAA CAACCCTCTGTCATCCTCAAACACGCTTTTCTCGCCTCCCTCCGTGACCAAAATCAGGTTCTCTTCTACAGGCTTATGCAGGATCGTCTTAAGGAGCTTTTGGGCGTCCTTTACACGCCTG GTGCTGCCGAGGCCGTCGCTGGTTACTCCTCTCTTTTCAGAAGACCTGTTGGTTGCTATATT TCCTTCCCTAATCAAGATGGCATGCGTGCTCAGCTCGAAGGCCATCTTTCCGATGTTAATCGTACTGCCGATGTCGCTTACGACTCAAATAAGCCGGACGACGCTATCGACTTGGTCGTCGTAACCGACGCTGAGGCTATCCTTGGTATCGGAGATCAAGGTGTCGGCGGTATTACCATCTCAACCTCCAAGGCCGCGCTTTACACCCTCGGTGCCGGTATCAACCCTAATCGTATCCTCCCCGTCGTCCTCGATTGCGGTACCGACAACCACGCCCTCTTCTCCGATCCCCTGTACATGGGCTGGAAGCGTACCCGAATAAGGGGTAAGAACTATGACCAGTTCATCGAGCGATTCATTTCCAACTGCCGAGAGCTTTTCCCTAATGCTATCATCCACTTTGAGGACTTTGGTATGGCGAACGCATACAGGTTGATGGAGAAGTATAAAAACATTCCCATGTTCAACGATGATATTCAAGGTACTGGTGCCGTCGCCCTTGCTGCTTTGCTTTC CGCCATCAAAGTTGCCGGTAGCCGACTCTCTGATCAACGGATCGTCATCTATGGTGCCGGTTCCGCCGGTATGGGTATTGCCGACCAGATTAAGGACGGCCTCATGATCCTCGAGGGTCTTAATAAGGAGGAGGCTGCTCGACGTTTCTGGTGTGTCGACCGAAATGGTTTGTTGGTTGAGAGCATGGGCAACGCTTTGAGGCATTCTCAGATGCCCTACGCCAGACCTGATGCCGAGGTAGAACACTGGACcaaagaggatgaggacAAAAACGGTATCTGGTTGATGGACGTTATTAAGAACGTGAAGCCTACCGTATTGATCGGTACTTCTACCCACTCCAGGGCGTTTTCTGAGGAGCTTGTGCGAGAGATG GGCAAGCACGTTGAGAGGCCTATCATCTTTCCTATGTCGAATCCTACCGCTCTGTGTGAAGTTGACCCTG CCGATGCTCTCGCTTGGACTGAAAACCGTGCTCTCGTCGCCACCGGCTCTCCTTTCCCCCCCGTTAAGCTCGGCAACGGCAAAGAAT ACGTCGTTGCCCAAACCAATAACGCTCTTATCTATCCTGCCCTCGGCCTCGGTGCCATTCTCGCCCGATCCAAGACCATTTCCAACTCTATGCTCATGGCCGGTGTCAATTCTCTTGCCTCCCTCTCTCCCGCCCTCACGAACCCCGAGGCCTCCCTTCTTCCCGACTTGGCCGATGTCCGAAAGGTCTCCGTTGATGTGGCTGCTGCCGTCGTCAGGCAGGCCGTTGAGGATGGGAATGCGTATGACGAAAATACTCTCATGTATGCGAAGGGCAAGGGTGATGTGTCGTTGGAAGATTACATCAGGGGTAGGATGTGGGATGCCGTCTACCGACCCCTCGAGTTGGTTGACTAA
- a CDS encoding CCR4-NOT transcription complex subunit 3 (CCR4-associated factor 3), putative (Similar to TIGR gene model, INSD accession AAW44033.1) has product MALRKLQAEIDRTLKSVTTGVEVFEATFDKLNYATNTTQKDKLENDLKTQIKKLQRMRDQIKAWLGNGDIKDKTALLENRRLIETQMERFKALEKETKMKAFSKEGLIAQSKLDPAEKAKRDMIDWIGSTTDELSRQIEQTEAEVESLQVGKKKKQAGERLDELEELNERREWHIGRLEIVQRMLENGQLTVGDVEDIQEDVKYFLEANMEEDFDFDNGIYDELNLQDEEDFHDYLHEHPSATDEPEPEPEPVVTTPAPKAIAKEKEDKKATPHRLSKSEPRDKEEEIPLSPVVLKKTPSRKTTLDKDKKDKKDKEKEDKERKEHEREEKEREERPSSSQPTPSKPAPLPPIKYAAAAAAAVGGSVSASAPSQATPSVPSESSREESVASPDEIAAAPISAYLPPPPPGLSRSPSQAATPQASSPGTPGLQSRAPSTGPGTTDMTTPSQAPGSTLPPPGYHAPPSSSSAESSRAAAQAQVAAEQAQVQAQAQAQALAQAQAQAQAQAQSQLSAAQIQAQLQATQEVQGQAGVMGNLMQSFEVAKEICEYECFVCGCGWGCVFHYPPGWGKGKGKGRRKCPGPRPGPTKMDWQRGAREGERGRLNLSKRRSDDANELHAALESSFANAPQQMDAEPPRYYHPQNPIKTPSYYPQSRLPILEDKSIYSRLELDQLFYIFYYMTGTYEQWLAARELKKQSWRFHKQYLTWFQRAHNPQAITSDYEQGGYYYFDWENSWCQRRKSDFRFEYRWLSDH; this is encoded by the exons ATGGCGTTAAGAAAACTGCAAG CGGAGATCGACCGCACCCTCAAATCGGTCACTACGGGTGTGGAGGTGTTCGAAGCTACCTTTGACAAACTCAACTACGCTACCAACACAACCCAGAAGGACAAACTTGAAAATGATCTCAAGACCCAAATCAAGAAGCTCCAGCGTATGCGAGATCAGATCAAGGCTTGGCTGGGTAACGGCGACATCAAAGACAAGACGGCGTTGCTCGAAAACAGGCGGTTGATTGAAACTCAAATGGAGAGATTCAAAGCGCTTGAAAAGGAAACCAAGATGAAGGCTTTCTCCAAGGAAGGGTTGATCGCTCAGTCTAAACTGGATCCTGCCGAGAAGGCCAAGCGAGATATGATTGATTGGATCGGGTCAACTACCGACGAACTATCAAGACAAATCGAGCAGACAGAGGCAGAAGTTGAATCTCTCCAGGtgggcaagaagaagaagcaggcTGGAGAAAGACTGGATGAGCTTGAAGAGCTAAATGAGAGGAGAGAATGGCATATTGGGAGGCTGGAAATTGTCCAGAGGATGTTGGAAAACGGGCAACTAACGGTTGGAGATGTTGAGGATATCCAAGAAGATGTGAAATACTTCCTTGAAGCAAACATG GAAGAAGACTTTGACTTTGACAACGGTATCTACGACGAACTCAATCTTCAAGATGAGGAAGACTTCCACGATTATCTTCACGAACATCCGTCCGCAACCGATGAGCCCGAACCTGAACCGGAGCCCGTCGTCACCACACCGGCACCAAAAGCCATTGCcaaggaaaaagaagacaaGAAAGCCACCCCTCACAGGTTGTCTAAATCTGAGCCTCGAgacaaggaggaggaaatCCCTCTCAGCCCTGTGGTATTGAAAAAGACACCGTCAAGAAAGACGACCTTGGACAAGGATaagaaggacaagaaggacaaggagaaggaagacaAGGAGCGCAAGGAGCACGAACgggaagaaaaagagagggaagaaaggCCTTCCAGCAGTCAACCTACCCCCTCCAAACCTgctccccttcctcccatcaaatatgctgccgctgctgccgcGGCCGTTGGGGGTTCTGTTTCTGCTTCTGCGCCATCTCAGGCAACTCCTTCTGTTCCCTCGGAAAGTTCCAGAGAGGAGAGTGTTGCTTCTCCGGATGAAATTGCTGCAGCTCCTATCTCTGCGTATTtgccaccaccacctccagGACTTTCGCGTTCGCCTTCTCAAGCTGCTACTCCTCAAGCCTCCTCCCCTGGAACCCCGGGCCTTCAATCTCGTGCGCCAAGCACTGGTCCGGGAACGACTGACATGACTACTCCCAGCCAAGCGCCCGGAAGCACTCTCCCTCCTCCAGGCTATCATGCACcaccatcttcatcttctgccGAGTCTTCTCGTGCTGCTGCCCAAGCTCAAGTTGCCGCTGAACAAGCGCAGGTGCAGGCTCAAGCTCAAGCCCAGGCACTCGCGCAGGCCCAAGCCCAAGCTCAAGCACAGGCTCAAAGCCAGCTTTCTGCTGCTCAAATCCAAGCCCAATTGCAGGCTACTCAGGAAGTACAGGGTCAAGCGGGAGTCATGGGTAACTTGATGCAAAGCTTTGAGGTCGCTAAAGAGATTTGTGAGTATGAATGTTTTGTTTGTGGGTGCGGATGGGGGTGTGTATTTCATTACCCCCCTGGATGGGGGAAGGgcaaaggaaaagggagaaggaaatgCCCAGGCCCTCGTCCGGGCCCCACGAAGATGGATTGGCAGAGGGGGGCAAGGGAgggtgagagggggagaCTCAATTTAT CCAAGCGACGCTCAGATGACGCGAACGAGTTGCATGCCGCTTTGGAAAGTAGTTTTGCTAACGCTCCTCAACAAATGGATGCTGAGCC TCCTCGCTACTATCATCCTCAAAACCCTATCAAAACACCATCGTACTATCCTCAGTCTCGACTTCCTATACTCGAAGACAAGTCTATCTATTCTCGTCTCGAACTTGACCAGTTATTCTACATCTTCTACTACATGACTGGCACATACGAACAATGGCTCGCCGCCAGGGAACTGAAAAAGCAAAGTTGGAGGTTCCACAAACAATACTTAACTTGGTTCCAGCGAGCACACAACCCGCAAGCCATTACAAGTGATTACGAGCAAGGAGGATATTACTATTTCGATTGGGAGAACAGTTGGTGTCAGAGGAGAAAGAGTGATTTCAGATTTGAA TACCGATGGTTATCAGATCACTAG
- a CDS encoding uncharacterized protein (Similar to TIGR gene model, INSD accession AAW44031.1) yields MSVPTRKRYRRSSNTWPGPPLIQTNQATDTATNDRRDKSPESKPSKPPTPAPTPTKPSSPLLPDLSRVTTAAYTASILAHPPPPTSYGRPGTRPFSLDPLPFTDADVPLPKPYNSKYAHPMTAYASPGVNPETVKRSGYDKMLQDIVNKDVKDALGDIFYDAGFRSLSNSVYLLFSYESMGQGNGIPESLWSKFENVNNVRLPTVATVTSSVVAQVEDIPHRFAPPQINSTCSGDVNPHCTMENNQAMERAFRPLSRESISSPPCMPIQTQPHMQPRGEEEMDAWKTDIWKASEAEGRCRYRPSCQFAHGLEKLKLTRESLMLRGLASQSPTPDILSPTSSHRSSFSQYPVTPRSLQTQIYAHEITAGCPYNVKASDRRMSAPHSQLGMVAEDELQFGTFNSDLNLGYSRQSDMSSGFPFAYSQDLRAPSSRRRFDLFSAKFTPSPDEEYKDCLFPLSKQKQPSFGFAAISAMPFNSDSFSAKEIQRRLVPQPSNLTLYTSSSSSSNESVGGGSRSSRFSAFEDGLSESLITPTDAGWDNNYLGSTCGVPNSKFGLDIHSSNRGIGDEIGFGAIGMRKVGLVKSGSMDSVNTMESPAHSSLSSMVRSKGSTTYEFSSGSSIWS; encoded by the exons ATGTCTGTTCCTACCCGCAAACGATACCGCCGCAGTTCCAACACCTGGCCGGGTCCGCCCCTTATCCAGACAAACCAGGCAACTGATACAGCTACCA ATGATCGGAGAGACAAGAGCCCAGAGT CCAAGCCTTCAAAACCGCCCACGCCTGCTCCAACCCCCACTAAGCCATCCAGCCCTCTTCTTCCGGACCTTTCTCGAGTAACAACCGCCGCTTACACAGCTTCTATCCTCGCCCACCCACCTCCTCCTACCAGCTACGGTCGGCCTGGTACTCGTCCATTCTCTCTCGATCCGTTACCGTTCACCGATGCAGATGTTCCATTGCCCAAGCCCTACAACTCCAAGTACGCGCATCCGATGACTGCATACGCTTCTCCCGGGGTAAATCCAGAGACTGTCAAGAGATCAGGCTATGACAAAATGCTGCAGGACATTGTCAACAAGGATGTAAAGGACGCTCTCGGAGATATTTTTTACGACGCTGGCTTCAGAAGTTTGTCTAATTCAGTCTATTTACTTTTTTCGTACGAAAGCATGGGCCAAGGAAATGGGATTCCAGAAAGTCTCTGGAGCAAGTTTGAGAATGTCAATAATGTGAGGCTGCCAACTGTCGCGACTGTCACTTCTTCCGTCGTCGCTCAAGTCGAAGATATTCCCCACAGATTTGCTCCGCCTCAAATCAACTCAACCTGCAGTGGCGATGTTAATCCTCATTGCACTATGGAAAACAACCAAGCGATGGAACGCGCTTTCAGACCATTGTCCCGCGAGTCAATTTCGTCTCCGCCTTGCATGCCGATTCAGACCCAGCCACATATGCAACCCAGAGGCGAGGAAGAAATGGATGCTTGGAAGACTGATATATGGAAGGCTTCGGAGGCTGAAGGACGCTGCAGATATAGGCCTAGCTGCCAG TTTGCTCATGGCCTTGAAAAACTCAAGCTTACTCGAGAGTCACTTATGCTACGCGGCCTTGCTTCCCAATCTCCTACACCTGATATTCTCTCGCCCACTTCTTCACATCGCTCATCTTTCTCGCAATACCCTGTCACTCCCAGGTCTCTTCAGACTCAAATCTATGCTCATGAGATCACCGCAGGGTGCCCTTATAATGTCAAAGCTAGTGACAGGAGAATGTCCGCGCCACACTCACAGCTGGGTATGGTGGCAGAAGATGAGCTGCAATTTGGCACATTTAATTCGGATTTAAACTTGGGATACAGTCGTCAATCAGATATGTCATCTGGCTTCCCATTCGCTTACAGTCAGGACCTCCGTGCGCCGTCGTCACGACGTCGTTTCGACCTTTTTTCAGCCAAATTCACTCCTTCGCCTGACGAGGAGTATAAAGATTGTCTATTTCCTCTCTCCAAGCAGAAGCAGCCCTCTTTCGGCTTTGCTGCCATATCCGCCATGCCATTCAATAGTGATTCGTTTTCAGCGAAAGAGATACAAAGACGACTTGTCCCCCAACCAAGTAACTTAACATTGTACACTTCGtcgtcctcatcttcaaatGAATCTGTCGGTGGTGGATCGAGGTCGTCCAGGTTTTCGGCCTTTGAAGATGGGTTGTCTGAAAGTCTGATCACTCCAACTGATGCTGGATGGGATAACAATTACCTAGGCTCCACATGTGGCGTGCCAAACTCTAAATTCGGACTCGACATTCACTCAAGTAATAGGGGGATTGGGGATGAGATCGGTTTCGGAGCTATTGGGATGAGAAAAGTCGGGCTAGTCAAGTCGGGAAGTATGGATAGTGTGAACACGATGGAATCACCGGCCCATTCGAGCTTGTCCAGTATGGTGAGGTCGAAAGGATCGACTACGTACGAATTTTCGAGTGGCAGCTCTATCTGGAGTTGA
- a CDS encoding epsilon DNA polymerase, putative (Similar to TIGR gene model, INSD accession AAW44369.1) has product MVNQMRSAIVKVFSTKHSLTLPAPSLHYIEEVLMENEIPEGEWVVGLEFWAKEYLKAEDSSSLVSLKALKKAYENLQLGTTEDTQIPDPSEVNVESHFSVVDSFSMPAIRYDPVRSGFVQSKVPPSVAGQASSRSTFLRERWAIIKEIILRNENFTPPAIGGHDRANYLKLTSIRNLLGRAGQLFLLFGMLARNEEGKLCLEDGEGRVVLDMEDAVPGEGLFTEGCMVLIEGEYTAEETVRVLAMGHPPSERRDIARSLHGHVDFLGGGAVSLKEEQKYNSTVLANTQISFVILSDVWLDHPRTMPALRQMLEGYANTAEYRPMVFILCGNFCQGGWDGEEGLKRYTRGFNSLAELLQSIPLLHSSHFVFVPGPSDPWSSTTLPRPSLPSAFTTRLSNRIPNAKFVSNPCRLKYFGMEIVICREDLMGKMMRNLVVVKEGEEINMKRYLVQTILDQAHLTPFPISVRPTLWEYDHALRLYPMPSAVVLADKYERYELTYEGCHVFNPGKFVGGIGEDGWEFEWSMYYPATGRSERSSVLTME; this is encoded by the exons ATGGTGAATCAAATGCGTTCAGCGATTGTTAAG GTCTTTTCAACCAAGCACTCCTTAACATTGCCTGCCCCTTCCCTACACTATATTGAAGAAGTTCTTATGGAG AATGAGATTCCTGAGGGTGAATGGGTGGTTGGTCTCGAATTTTGGGCAAAAGAGTATTTGAAAGCTGAAG ATTCATCATCCCTGGTGTCATTGAAAGCTTTAAAAAAGGCTTACGAGAATCTTCAGCTTGGC ACAACAGAAGACACACAAATACCAGACCCTTCCGAAGTGAATGTTGAATCACACTTTTCCGTGGTGGACTCTTTTAGTATGCCTGCTATAAGATACGATCCTGTGCGGTCAGGCTTTGTCCA GTCCAAGGTTCCACCTTCTGTCGCTGGTCAGGCCAGTTCAAGATCGACCTTTCTTCGCGAACGTTGGGCCATCATCAAAGAG ATTATCCTTCGTAACGAAAACTTTACACCACCGGCTATCGGTGGGCACGATCGTGCCAACTATCTCAAATTAACGTCTATCCGCAATCTCTTAGGCCGTGCTGGTCAGCTTTTTTTGTTATTCGGAATGCTCGCGCGCAATGAAGAGGGAAAGCTATGTcttgaagatggagaaggtCGAGTTGTTCTGGATATGGAAGATGCTGTTCCCGGTGAGGGGCTGTTCACTGAGGGGTGTATGGTCTTGATAGAAGGAGAGTACACAGCGGAGGAAACGGTTCGCGTCTTGGCTATGGGACACCCTCCGagtgaaagaagagatatTGCGAGGTCCTTACATGGGCACGTGGACTTTTTGGGAGGTGGTGCTGTATCTctgaaggaagag CAAAAATACAACTCCACAGTACTTGCCAATACTCAAATATCTTTCGTTATTCTGTCCGATGTCTGGCTCGATCATCCGAGAACCATGCCTGCCCTGCGCCAAATGCTTGAGGGGTATGCTAATACTGCCGAGTACCGACCAATGGTGTTTATACTCTGCGGTAACTTTTGTCAAGGCGGATGGGACGGCGAGGAAGGGCTCAAAAGATATACTCGAGGGTTTAATTCTCTTGCAGAGCTCCTTCAATCCATTCCTCTGCTTCATTCTTCACATTTTGTCTTTGTTCCCGGCCCTTCAGACCCTTGGTCGAGTACTACCCTTCCTCGcccctctcttccttcagCATTCACCACACGCTTATCAAACCGTATACCGAACGCAAAATTTGTTAGCAACCCATGTCGGTTGAAGTACTTTGGAATGGAGATTGTGATCTGTAGAGAAGATTTGAtggggaagatgatgcGAAACTTAGTTGTGGTcaaagaaggggaggagATAAACATGAAGCGATAC CTCGTTCAAACTATTCTGGACCAAGCACATCTCACGCCTTTTCCTATCTCTGTCCGTCCCACACTTTGGGAATACGATCACGCTTTGCGCCTATATCCTATGCCTTCTGCCGTGGTCCTGGCAGATAAGTACGAACGATATGAGCTCACTTACGAAGGATGTCACGTTTTTAACCCGGGCAAGTTTGTTGGGGGAATCGGAGAAGACGGATGGGAGTTTGAATGGAGTATGTACTATCCTGCAACAGGTAGAAGTGAGAGAAG CAGTGTCTTGACCATGGAATAA